In Actinoplanes derwentensis, the following proteins share a genomic window:
- a CDS encoding sensor domain-containing diguanylate cyclase, with amino-acid sequence MADSSVDDSVDDQELTRLRDEVRDLRARIAASHAASAQALSRATRIAQVVSMLGRLSDADDILASATGEVAELFAADVAFFWLVRDGRTEPAGSWGVPDRDMPAGDPEVPAAVVAATAADPLLAGPAGPVPVPQWLSGYRVRHAAWARLATGDEALGYMVLMRRSDTPFDGADTLELRAVATRLALAVDNDRLQRRTQQQLQRLRRLHELTQRLVGILDLTQVVREVEQMVTAEVPVTAATLHLSPGREPATGRVVALSAGGRDLGSLVVDGAPPEGSEADALLIHLADIAALAVSKALLFERVKDQAQHDSLTRLANRALFMERLEQAVTAAENTGGSVGVIFADLNGFKAVNDTYGHDVGDALLTGVARRLAGAVRKDDLVARLGGDEFVVLCTVSGPDEASALARRLAGALQPSFALGGLRLSAGSSFGVAITDEVGYDPEALLRAADSAMYRVKGSSGR; translated from the coding sequence ATGGCTGACTCCTCTGTTGACGACTCTGTCGACGACCAGGAACTGACCCGGCTACGCGACGAGGTCCGTGACCTGCGCGCGCGGATCGCCGCGTCGCACGCCGCGTCGGCGCAGGCGCTGTCGCGGGCCACCCGGATCGCCCAGGTGGTGAGCATGCTCGGCCGGCTCAGCGACGCCGACGACATCCTGGCCAGCGCGACCGGTGAGGTGGCCGAACTGTTCGCCGCCGACGTGGCGTTCTTCTGGCTGGTGCGCGACGGGCGTACCGAACCGGCCGGTTCCTGGGGCGTCCCCGACCGCGACATGCCGGCCGGCGATCCTGAGGTACCAGCGGCCGTGGTCGCGGCGACCGCGGCCGATCCGCTGCTCGCCGGCCCGGCCGGCCCGGTGCCGGTACCTCAGTGGCTGTCCGGGTACCGCGTCCGGCACGCCGCCTGGGCCCGGCTGGCCACCGGCGACGAGGCCCTGGGCTACATGGTGCTGATGCGCCGCAGTGACACCCCGTTCGACGGCGCCGACACCCTGGAACTACGCGCGGTCGCCACCCGGCTGGCCCTGGCGGTGGACAACGACCGGTTGCAGCGCCGCACCCAGCAGCAGCTCCAACGGTTGCGGCGGCTGCACGAGCTGACCCAGCGACTGGTCGGCATCCTCGACCTGACCCAGGTGGTCCGGGAGGTCGAACAGATGGTGACCGCCGAGGTCCCGGTCACCGCCGCCACCCTCCACCTGTCCCCCGGGCGGGAACCCGCTACCGGCCGGGTCGTGGCGCTGAGCGCCGGAGGGCGCGACCTAGGGAGCCTGGTGGTCGACGGCGCCCCGCCGGAGGGCAGCGAGGCCGACGCCCTGCTGATCCACCTGGCCGACATCGCGGCGCTGGCTGTCTCCAAGGCGCTGCTGTTCGAACGGGTCAAGGACCAGGCCCAGCACGACTCCCTGACCCGGCTCGCGAACCGGGCCCTGTTCATGGAACGCCTCGAACAGGCGGTCACCGCGGCCGAGAACACCGGCGGTTCGGTGGGCGTGATCTTTGCCGACCTGAACGGGTTCAAGGCGGTCAACGACACGTACGGCCACGACGTCGGCGACGCCCTGCTGACCGGTGTGGCGCGGCGCCTGGCCGGGGCGGTCCGCAAGGACGACCTGGTGGCCCGGCTCGGCGGCGACGAGTTCGTGGTCCTCTGCACGGTCTCCGGCCCGGACGAGGCGAGTGCCCTGGCCCGGCGGCTGGCCGGGGCACTGCAACCGTCGTTCGCGCTGGGCGGTCTGCGCCTGTCGGCGGGTTCCAGCTTCGGAGTGGCGATCACCGACGAGGTGGGTTACGACCCGGAGGCGCTGCTGCGGGCCGCCGACAGTGCCATGTACCGGGTCAAGGGTTCGTCCGGGCGTTGA
- a CDS encoding diguanylate cyclase domain-containing protein, whose translation MIAARIVEAVAEPIPVGGVPVRVGASIGVITAPGGADPENEIKRADTAMYAAKAAGRGRVHQT comes from the coding sequence GTGATCGCCGCCCGGATCGTCGAGGCGGTGGCCGAACCGATCCCGGTCGGTGGGGTGCCGGTCCGGGTGGGCGCCAGCATCGGCGTCATCACGGCGCCCGGGGGCGCCGACCCGGAGAACGAGATCAAGAGAGCGGACACCGCGATGTACGCAGCGAAAGCCGCCGGCCGTGGCCGGGTGCACCAGACGTGA
- a CDS encoding FIST signal transduction protein, which produces MNAIGTGTSRGPAATTAAVAAALGGRTPAPGDLVVVFPTSDQDPRAVLDDARAVAGAATTVGCSSFESFSIDGHVPSGCVALYLPAGGASIGVAAGEPLGDDIAGATRRTAEQARVRAGGGHPYSVLMILSDGLAGDQREVMRGAYAVAGATVPIVGGTAAEPLRMVRTYQLAEDRVLHNGVVAVWIDSPVPLGVATAHGWRPTGKAMFVTRAEGNVIRELDGRPARDAYLAMRGCDPREVEGMSFAGLVMDRPLGLPNASGHFDVRHILGSTPDGGLTMFGHVSDYAVVQIMESTFAELIDAAGQATADAVAQLAGPPRGALVFSCTARTALFGDRASAEAEAVTAALSGAPSAGLFTYGEFARVAGSSGFHNATVAVLAF; this is translated from the coding sequence GTGAACGCCATCGGCACCGGAACGAGCCGCGGCCCGGCGGCCACCACCGCGGCCGTGGCGGCGGCCCTGGGCGGCCGGACCCCGGCGCCCGGTGACCTGGTCGTCGTCTTCCCCACCAGCGACCAGGACCCGCGGGCGGTGCTGGACGACGCCCGGGCGGTCGCGGGCGCGGCCACCACGGTCGGCTGTTCGTCGTTCGAGTCGTTCTCCATCGACGGGCACGTGCCGTCCGGCTGTGTCGCCCTGTACCTGCCCGCCGGTGGCGCGTCGATCGGTGTCGCGGCCGGCGAACCGCTCGGTGACGACATCGCCGGTGCCACCCGCCGGACGGCTGAACAGGCCCGGGTGCGGGCGGGCGGCGGTCACCCGTACTCGGTGCTGATGATCCTCTCCGACGGTCTCGCCGGCGACCAGCGTGAGGTGATGCGCGGCGCCTACGCGGTGGCCGGGGCGACCGTGCCGATCGTCGGTGGCACCGCGGCCGAACCGCTGCGGATGGTGCGGACCTACCAGCTCGCCGAGGACCGGGTCCTGCACAACGGGGTGGTCGCCGTCTGGATCGACTCGCCGGTCCCGCTCGGTGTCGCCACCGCGCACGGCTGGCGGCCGACCGGCAAGGCCATGTTCGTGACCCGCGCCGAGGGCAATGTGATCCGCGAACTGGACGGGCGCCCGGCCCGGGACGCCTACCTGGCGATGCGCGGCTGCGACCCCCGGGAGGTCGAGGGGATGTCGTTCGCCGGGCTGGTGATGGACCGCCCGCTGGGGCTGCCGAACGCGTCCGGGCACTTCGACGTCCGGCACATCCTCGGCAGCACCCCGGACGGCGGGCTGACCATGTTCGGTCACGTCAGCGACTACGCGGTCGTGCAGATCATGGAGAGCACCTTCGCGGAGCTGATCGACGCCGCCGGGCAGGCCACCGCGGATGCCGTCGCCCAGCTCGCCGGGCCGCCGCGCGGGGCCCTGGTGTTCAGCTGCACCGCGCGGACCGCGCTGTTCGGCGACCGGGCGTCGGCCGAGGCCGAGGCGGTGACGGCCGCCCTGTCCGGTGCGCCGTCGGCCGGGCTGTTCACCTACGGCGAGTTCGCCCGGGTGGCCGGGTCGAGTGGCTTCCACAACGCGACGGTGGCGGTGCTGGCGTTCTGA
- the eccCb gene encoding type VII secretion protein EccCb has translation MDTGMFRRPPRQAGPEPVTGESPVDHLRQLSRQRTALLWRHPEPAALPSMVGSSRMWERRTGDEDFAEVRVAVDARKPTVDIAALEPSAIEDLETSTAIAVPHLPLSVRLRAFSRVTLRGEREPVTGLTRAMIAQLAVLHSPEELRIAVVAEPGRLAAWDWVRQLPHTRAAAGTLVFETLLDLEKTLGRDLSDRPRYDPAAKTPESGAHLVVILDGGEVAPTCRLVGVGPKSTTVVDLSGQAPGGAGRWLLRLNVTAAAVAIDTPKQTTQLGTPDMLTVAQAEDLSRRLSTRQLAGEEKEPPVENVRRLGHSAVLTDLLGIPDAAALDPRSTWQPGPDRHLLRVPIGTGADGAVVEIDLGENPHGLIVGATGTGKTQLIRTILIAFAVTHSPSEVNFLLIDRAGGLTGGHLDDLPHTGAVLSYVGESEHDDNRLLQALLGEIERRRNLIKDDPRIPMPRLLVVVDEFQDAVDLRSNFIDAFMTIARSGAEVGMHLLLVAQRLEEGRLRGLDTHLSYRIALRTASERESQELIGVPDAFELPKTPGAGFLKTGTSSLQWFRAATVDGAYREEGGASLLDVIAVRLAVEGPPAHQILLAPLVVAPNIVDLLGEQRRARLTVPVGVTDRPYEQRQEPYLLELGGAAGNIAVVGGDRSGKSTLLRTLIAALALTHDPREVQFLCIDLGGGDLNAMAGLPHMSGMAGRSDTDIIRRTLAEVDALIGAREARFTGRADSDDPFGEVFLVVDGWAELCEDHRDIDRTVLDLATRGLDYGVHVAITATRWAEIPGDMRDLFGTRIELRLGVAAESEIDRRAARTVPTTPGRGLTREGLHFLTAVPRVEGPNDLFDSARGSAELVARAKAIWPAERAPRLRLLPRLLPAADLTGPGIPIGLDEANLAPVRFDDAESSSHLVIFGDQGCGKTNLLRLIARSVTSRYTLDEARLVLVDYRRGLLGAVDGEHLLTHATSGTVLNDAMGSIIAAMSRRLPGPDVTREQLRDRSWWRGPDLFILIDDYDLVVTPGNNPLSGLVELIPYARDIGLHLIIARRAGGAGRATYEPLLRRLEQLDSPVLVMSGSPEEGKLFGKVRPRPQPPGRGVLSRHSDGTTVLQTAWSDPEMPSLNARTNP, from the coding sequence TTGGACACCGGGATGTTCCGTAGGCCACCACGGCAGGCCGGGCCGGAGCCGGTGACCGGAGAGTCGCCGGTCGATCACCTGCGGCAGTTGAGCCGGCAGCGGACCGCGCTGCTCTGGCGGCATCCGGAGCCGGCGGCGCTGCCGTCGATGGTGGGGTCGTCGCGGATGTGGGAGCGGCGTACCGGCGACGAGGACTTCGCCGAGGTCCGGGTGGCGGTCGACGCCCGCAAGCCGACCGTCGACATCGCCGCGCTCGAACCGTCGGCCATCGAGGACCTGGAGACCAGCACCGCGATCGCCGTGCCGCATCTGCCGCTGTCGGTGCGGCTGCGGGCGTTCAGCCGGGTGACGTTGCGGGGCGAGCGGGAACCGGTGACCGGCCTGACCCGGGCCATGATCGCGCAGCTCGCGGTGTTGCACTCGCCGGAGGAGTTGCGGATCGCGGTGGTCGCCGAGCCCGGCCGGCTGGCCGCCTGGGACTGGGTGCGGCAGCTGCCGCACACCCGGGCCGCTGCCGGGACGCTGGTCTTCGAGACGCTGCTGGACCTGGAGAAGACGCTCGGCCGGGACCTGTCCGACCGGCCCCGCTACGACCCGGCCGCGAAGACCCCGGAGTCCGGCGCGCATCTGGTGGTGATCCTGGACGGCGGTGAGGTGGCGCCGACCTGCCGCCTGGTCGGGGTCGGCCCGAAGTCGACCACTGTCGTCGACCTGTCCGGCCAGGCGCCCGGAGGTGCCGGCCGGTGGCTGCTGCGACTCAACGTCACCGCCGCCGCGGTCGCGATCGACACCCCCAAGCAGACCACCCAGCTGGGTACGCCGGACATGCTCACCGTGGCGCAGGCCGAAGACCTGTCCCGCCGTCTCTCCACCCGGCAGCTCGCCGGTGAGGAGAAGGAACCGCCGGTGGAGAACGTCCGGCGGCTCGGCCACAGCGCGGTGCTGACCGACCTGCTCGGCATCCCGGACGCCGCCGCCCTGGACCCGCGATCCACCTGGCAGCCCGGCCCGGATCGGCACCTGCTGCGGGTCCCGATCGGCACCGGGGCCGACGGCGCGGTCGTCGAGATCGATCTGGGGGAGAACCCGCACGGCCTGATCGTCGGGGCGACCGGCACCGGTAAGACCCAGCTGATCCGGACGATCCTCATCGCCTTCGCGGTCACCCACTCGCCGTCGGAGGTCAACTTCCTGCTGATCGACCGGGCCGGCGGCCTGACCGGCGGGCACCTGGACGACCTGCCGCACACCGGGGCGGTCCTGAGCTACGTGGGCGAGTCCGAACACGACGACAACCGTCTGCTGCAGGCGCTCCTCGGCGAGATCGAACGCCGCCGGAATCTGATCAAGGACGACCCGCGGATCCCGATGCCGCGGCTGCTGGTGGTGGTCGACGAGTTCCAGGACGCGGTCGACCTCCGGTCGAACTTCATCGACGCGTTCATGACGATCGCCCGGTCCGGTGCCGAGGTGGGCATGCATCTGCTGCTCGTCGCACAGCGCCTGGAGGAGGGCCGGCTGCGGGGCCTGGACACCCACCTGTCGTACCGGATCGCCCTGCGCACCGCCTCCGAGCGGGAGAGCCAGGAGCTGATCGGGGTCCCGGACGCCTTCGAGCTGCCGAAGACGCCCGGCGCCGGGTTCCTGAAGACCGGCACCTCCAGCCTGCAGTGGTTCCGGGCCGCCACGGTCGACGGCGCCTACCGGGAGGAGGGTGGTGCGAGTCTGCTCGACGTGATCGCCGTCCGGCTCGCCGTCGAGGGCCCGCCGGCCCATCAGATCCTGCTGGCGCCGCTGGTCGTGGCGCCGAACATCGTCGACCTGCTCGGCGAACAGCGGCGGGCCCGGCTCACTGTGCCGGTGGGTGTCACCGACCGGCCGTACGAACAGCGGCAGGAACCGTACCTGCTGGAACTCGGCGGTGCGGCCGGCAACATCGCTGTGGTCGGCGGCGACCGGTCCGGCAAGAGCACCCTGCTGCGCACCCTGATCGCCGCGCTGGCCCTCACCCACGACCCGCGTGAGGTGCAGTTCCTCTGCATCGACCTGGGCGGCGGCGACCTGAACGCGATGGCCGGCCTGCCACACATGTCCGGGATGGCCGGGCGGTCCGACACCGACATCATCCGGCGGACACTGGCCGAGGTCGATGCCCTGATCGGCGCGCGGGAGGCCCGGTTCACCGGCCGTGCCGACTCCGACGACCCGTTCGGTGAGGTCTTCCTGGTGGTGGACGGGTGGGCGGAGCTGTGCGAGGACCACCGGGACATCGACCGGACGGTGCTGGACCTGGCCACCCGCGGGCTGGACTACGGGGTCCACGTGGCGATCACCGCGACCCGCTGGGCCGAGATCCCCGGTGACATGCGGGACCTGTTCGGCACCCGGATCGAACTGCGGCTCGGTGTCGCCGCCGAGTCGGAGATCGACCGGCGGGCCGCGCGCACCGTGCCCACCACGCCCGGCCGGGGACTGACCCGGGAGGGACTGCACTTCTTGACCGCCGTACCGCGCGTCGAAGGTCCGAATGATCTCTTCGATTCGGCGCGGGGCTCCGCGGAGCTGGTCGCGCGGGCCAAGGCCATCTGGCCGGCCGAGCGGGCACCGAGACTGCGGCTGCTGCCCCGGCTGTTGCCGGCCGCCGATCTCACCGGTCCGGGCATCCCGATCGGGCTCGACGAGGCGAACCTGGCGCCGGTCCGGTTCGACGACGCGGAATCCTCGTCGCATCTGGTGATCTTCGGGGATCAGGGATGCGGCAAGACCAACCTGCTGCGGCTGATCGCCCGGTCGGTCACCAGCCGGTACACACTCGACGAGGCCCGCCTGGTGCTCGTCGACTACCGGCGTGGCCTGCTCGGCGCGGTCGACGGGGAGCACCTGCTGACCCACGCCACGTCCGGGACGGTGCTGAACGACGCGATGGGTTCGATCATCGCCGCGATGTCCCGTCGGCTGCCCGGCCCGGACGTGACCCGGGAACAGTTGCGCGACCGCAGCTGGTGGCGGGGCCCGGACCTGTTCATCCTGATCGACGACTACGACCTGGTGGTCACTCCGGGTAACAATCCGCTGTCCGGGCTGGTGGAGCTGATCCCGTACGCGCGGGACATCGGCCTGCACCTGATCATCGCGCGCCGGGCGGGCGGTGCGGGCCGGGCGACGTACGAGCCGCTGCTGCGCCGTCTCGAACAACTCGACAGCCCGGTTCTGGTGATGTCCGGCAGCCCCGAGGAAGGCAAGCTGTTCGGCAAGGTCCGGCCCCGGCCGCAGCCTCCGGGCCGGGGTGTCCTGTCCCGGCACAGTGACGGGACGACGGTGCTCCAGACCGCCTGGAGCGATCCGGAGATGCCGTCGCTCAACGCCCGGACGAACCCTTGA